One Castanea sativa cultivar Marrone di Chiusa Pesio chromosome 4, ASM4071231v1 DNA window includes the following coding sequences:
- the LOC142631845 gene encoding protein LOWER TEMPERATURE 1 encodes MEGSTSQPSDSNPTAPGASKFLAGLPSRGLFSSTVISSNPGGMRVYICDHDTSPPEGQQIKTNQQNILIRSLMLRKQKGEASSKDVKGVASSEASRKRVAERPSDSRTSAKRANSQVGSRQEGSNSQASNRDFQNFTVERLRALLKSKGLSTKGKKDELIARLKGAS; translated from the exons ATGGAGGGCTCGACCTCACAGCCGTCCGATTCGAATCCAACGGCTCCTGGCGCTTCCAAATTCCTCGCCGGCCTTCCCTCCCGTGGCCTCTTCTCCTCCACCGTCATCTCCTCCAATCCG GGAGGGATGAGAGTATATATTTGTGACCATGACACATCACCCCCAG AGGGTCAACAGATAAAAACAAACCAACAAAACATATTGATTAGATCACTCATGCTTAGGAAACAGAAGGGCGAAGCTAGTTCAAAGGATGTGAAGGGTGTAGCTTCAAGTGAGGCTTCTAGAAAGAG GGTTGCTGAAAGACCTTCAGACAGCAGAACTTCAGCTAAGAGAGCCAATAGTCAAGTTGGTTCTCGACAAG AAGGATCGAACAGTCAAGCATCTAATAGGGACTTCCAGAACTTCACAGTGGAGAGGCTCCGTGCCCTTCTGAAGTCAAAAGGTCTTTCCACTAAAGGAAAGAAG GATGAGCTGATTGCGCGCCTGAAAGGGGCAAGTTGA